TCCGGTAAAACCGCCGTGGTAACGGGGGCCGGCAAACGGTCCGGTATCGGGTATGCCGTGGCGTGCAAGCTGGCGGCCGAAGGGGCCAACATCGTCATTGCCGACCTCGGTCCGAATTCGGATCCGGATCTGGCCGTAAAAACCGGTACGGAAAATGAAATGGCCGACATTGTCGCCGAGATCGTCAGGGATCACGGTGTGGATGCCATGGCAGTCAATCTGGATGTCACCAACGCGGACAGTATCGCCCGGATGGTGGACGCCGTTGCCAAACGCTTCGAGAAAATTCAGATCCTGGTCAACAATGCCGGCGCTTCCTTCGGGGTTCCCAATGCCGTGCATACCTACGACGAGACGGCCTGGATGAAAACCATCGATGTCAACCTGCATGGCGTCTTCCGGGTGAGCCGGGCGTTGCTGCCGTTGATGATTTTTGAAGGCGGGACCATCATCAACACGGCTTCGCGGGCCGGCAAGACGCCCCCCTTGTTCAATGGGGCCTACGCCGTCGCCAAGGCCGGGGTGATCATGCTGACCAAGGTCATGGCCTCGGAACTGGCCGGCAACGGGGTGCGCGTCAACGCCATCTGCCCGGGCCAGATCGCCACGGACCTGGAGAAGTGGCGCTTCGGGCTGGAAGCGCAGTTTTTCGAATCCACCATCGAAGAGCGCGAGGCCGAAATGTGCAAGACCATCCCTCTGGCCCGCATCGGCCGCCCGGATGAAGTGGGGGACCTGGTGGTGTTTCTGGCTTCGGACCGGTCTTCGTATATGACTGGTCAGGCCATCAATATTACCGGTGGCCAGTTAATGGAATTATAGCAGCGGTTCCGTGAAAAGCCCGATATCCAAATCAATTGACATTGTTTTTACTGCATAAGGAGCAATACTCATGACGACCGTTACCGGTGGACAGCTTGTGGCAGAGGCCCTGGTCGAAAAAAAGGTGGAGACCATATTTACGTTGAGCGGTGGTCACATCACCCCCATCTATCAGTTCCTGGAAGATACCGATATTACCCTGTTCGACACCCGCCACGAACAGGCCGCCCTGTTCATGGCCGAGGCCTGGGGCAAGATGACCCGCAAACCGGCCGTGGCCATGGTGACCGCCGGTCCTGGTTTCACCAACGCCCTGACCGGCGTGGCCAGCGCCTTTTTCTCCAATACGCCGATGGTGTTGATCGCCGGCTGCGTGGGTTTGGAGCACAAGGAAAAACTGGATCTCCAGGACATGTTCCAGGATCCGGTCATCGCCCCCATGGTGAAAAAGACGCTGGTCTGCCAGAAAACCGAGCGGGTATTGGAATTCGTGGACATGGCCTTCCGGATCGCCGGCAGCGGACGCCCCGGTCCGGTGTACCTCGAATTTCCGGTGGATGTGCTCAACACGGTTATCGAAAGACAGGCCGCCAGGAAGATCGAAACCGTGATCGAATCCAAGCCGGTGGACCTGGTCGGCGCCGAGAAAATGCTAGAGATGATCGGGGCCGCGGAAAAGCCCGTGGTGATTGCCGGCACCGGAATCTGGCAGGCTGGGGCGGAAGCGGAGCTGACCGCCTTTGCCGAGCAGACCGGACTGCCGATTTTTACCACCCTGTCCGGCCGCGGCACCATTCCCGACACGCACCCCCAGTGCTTCGAAGGGGCGCTGGCCATCCGGCCCGGTGGGGCCTTTGCCGCCTACCTGGAAACCGATCTGGTGGTGGTGCTCGGCACGCGCATTTCCCTGTATTACATGTTCGGCGATGTGTTCAACCCGGCGGCCAAAATGGTGCAGGTGGACATCCTGCCCGAAGAAATCGGCCGCAACCGCCACATCGACCTGCCCATCGTCAGCGATCTCAAGGCCTTCCTGGGCGCCTGCAACTCCATGATCGCCGACAAGGGCCTTGCAGGCAGCCTGAGCAAGCGGTTTGCCGGCTGGATCGAAACCCTGCGCAAGGCCGATGCCGACGGCAAGGCGCCCAGCCAGGCCCAGTGGGAAAGCGACGCCACCCCGATCCACCCCCTGCGCCTGGCCCGGGAGGTGGACCGCTTCATGGACCGCGACGACGACATCGTTGTGGCCGACGGCGGCGACACCACCACCTGGATGGGCATGACCCGCACGGTGAAAACGCCGGGCCGCTATCTGGATTACGGCATTTTCGGCAGCCTGGGTGTGGGTCTGCCTTACGCCGTTGCCGCCAAATGGAGATATCCGGACCAGCGGGTGCTGCTGATCAACGGCGACGGCAGCATCGGATTCAACTTCATGGAGTTCGAAAACGCCATCCGCAAGGGCCTTGCCATCGTGGTGGTGATCTGCAACGACCTGGGCTGGGGCATGATTCGCCACAGCCAGGAAATTCGCATCGGGCACGCCATCGAGGCCGGCACCCTCATCGGGCCGGTGGATTACCACAAGATGGTCGAGGCCATCGGCGGCAAGGGGTTCCTGGTGGAAAAGCCGGAAGATATCCG
This window of the uncultured Desulfosarcina sp. genome carries:
- a CDS encoding SDR family NAD(P)-dependent oxidoreductase: MGKMLSGKTAVVTGAGKRSGIGYAVACKLAAEGANIVIADLGPNSDPDLAVKTGTENEMADIVAEIVRDHGVDAMAVNLDVTNADSIARMVDAVAKRFEKIQILVNNAGASFGVPNAVHTYDETAWMKTIDVNLHGVFRVSRALLPLMIFEGGTIINTASRAGKTPPLFNGAYAVAKAGVIMLTKVMASELAGNGVRVNAICPGQIATDLEKWRFGLEAQFFESTIEEREAEMCKTIPLARIGRPDEVGDLVVFLASDRSSYMTGQAINITGGQLMEL
- a CDS encoding thiamine pyrophosphate-binding protein — translated: MTTVTGGQLVAEALVEKKVETIFTLSGGHITPIYQFLEDTDITLFDTRHEQAALFMAEAWGKMTRKPAVAMVTAGPGFTNALTGVASAFFSNTPMVLIAGCVGLEHKEKLDLQDMFQDPVIAPMVKKTLVCQKTERVLEFVDMAFRIAGSGRPGPVYLEFPVDVLNTVIERQAARKIETVIESKPVDLVGAEKMLEMIGAAEKPVVIAGTGIWQAGAEAELTAFAEQTGLPIFTTLSGRGTIPDTHPQCFEGALAIRPGGAFAAYLETDLVVVLGTRISLYYMFGDVFNPAAKMVQVDILPEEIGRNRHIDLPIVSDLKAFLGACNSMIADKGLAGSLSKRFAGWIETLRKADADGKAPSQAQWESDATPIHPLRLAREVDRFMDRDDDIVVADGGDTTTWMGMTRTVKTPGRYLDYGIFGSLGVGLPYAVAAKWRYPDQRVLLINGDGSIGFNFMEFENAIRKGLAIVVVICNDLGWGMIRHSQEIRIGHAIEAGTLIGPVDYHKMVEAIGGKGFLVEKPEDIRPALEEAFASGKTCCINVMTDPTTVSPGSMALANVGAYKA